In Arthrobacter sp. StoSoilB5, one genomic interval encodes:
- a CDS encoding 5'-3' exonuclease codes for MPRLMLLDTASLYFRAFYGVPDSIRRSDGTPVNAIRGLMDMIARLTTEYEATHVVACWDNDWRPKWRVELIPSYKAHRVAEITPVGPDVEIVPDPLEAQIPLIRHVLDLAGIAVVGVDEHEADDVVGTYASQAQLPTDVVTGDRDLFQLVDDDRDIRVIYTARGMKNLEVVTDVVVVGKYRVLPQQYADYATLRGDSSDGLPGVAGIGEKTAASLLAEHGSLEGLLEAAEDPDGGLSTSVRAKLAAAAEYLKVAPAVVNVVRDLKVPTLEEAGAQLRPVTGEARAELERLATEWNLGGSVKRLLAALDTQPDLHS; via the coding sequence ATGCCTCGACTCATGCTCCTGGACACTGCCTCACTGTATTTCCGCGCCTTCTACGGGGTGCCGGACTCCATCCGCCGCTCCGACGGCACGCCCGTCAACGCCATCCGCGGCCTGATGGACATGATCGCCCGCCTCACCACCGAGTATGAAGCGACCCACGTGGTTGCTTGCTGGGACAACGACTGGCGCCCCAAGTGGCGCGTTGAGCTGATCCCGAGCTACAAGGCCCATAGAGTTGCCGAAATCACTCCGGTCGGCCCCGACGTCGAAATCGTCCCCGATCCGCTCGAAGCGCAGATCCCGCTGATCCGCCACGTGCTGGACCTGGCGGGTATTGCCGTGGTGGGCGTCGATGAGCATGAGGCTGACGACGTTGTGGGTACCTATGCAAGCCAGGCGCAGTTGCCTACTGACGTGGTCACGGGTGACCGGGACCTTTTCCAACTCGTCGACGACGACCGGGACATCCGGGTCATTTACACCGCGCGGGGGATGAAAAACCTGGAAGTGGTCACCGACGTCGTAGTGGTGGGAAAGTACCGCGTGCTGCCGCAACAATACGCCGACTACGCCACCCTGCGCGGCGATTCGTCCGACGGCCTGCCAGGCGTTGCCGGCATCGGCGAGAAGACCGCCGCTTCCTTGCTCGCTGAACACGGCTCGCTTGAGGGCCTCCTGGAGGCAGCAGAGGATCCCGACGGCGGACTGTCCACTTCCGTACGCGCCAAACTGGCCGCAGCGGCCGAGTACCTCAAGGTGGCGCCCGCCGTCGTTAATGTGGTTCGCGATCTGAAGGTACCCACCCTTGAGGAGGCGGGAGCTCAATTGCGCCCCGTTACGGGTGAGGCGCGCGCTGAGCTTGAACGCTTGGCTACGGAATGGAACCTGGGCGGTTCAGTCAAGCGATTGCTTGCGGCCTTGGACACCCAACCGGACCTTCACAGCTGA
- a CDS encoding helix-turn-helix transcriptional regulator: MDNRTETRDFLSTRRAKITPEQAGLAAYGGNRRVLGLRRGEVAMLAGVSVEYYTRLERGNLSGVSDSVLESLASALQLDDAERAHLFDLARAANDGGRLRRRPVRKQSIRQSVQLTLDAITHSPAFVRNGRLDILATNALGRALYADSYDVPSGPPNLARFLFLDSRSHDFYADWERAANDTVAIMRTEAGRNPYDRGLSDLVGELSTRSEEFRVRWASHNVRQHYTGKKHFRHPIVGDLHVLYEAFELSADDGLTMTIYNAEPGTGTEDALRLLASWAATTHPASQESGFGEVLPKTNRN, from the coding sequence ATGGATAACCGTACCGAGACGCGCGATTTCCTCTCGACACGAAGAGCGAAGATCACCCCCGAGCAAGCAGGGTTGGCCGCCTATGGCGGCAACCGGCGCGTCCTTGGACTCCGCCGCGGCGAAGTTGCCATGCTTGCAGGCGTCAGTGTCGAGTACTACACCCGTTTGGAGCGAGGGAACCTTTCAGGCGTTTCCGATAGCGTCCTTGAGTCCCTGGCCAGCGCCTTGCAACTGGACGACGCCGAACGGGCACACCTGTTCGACCTCGCCCGTGCCGCAAATGATGGCGGCCGCTTGCGACGGCGTCCGGTACGGAAGCAGTCCATCCGGCAAAGTGTCCAACTCACTTTGGACGCAATCACGCATTCCCCCGCTTTCGTCCGGAACGGCCGACTCGACATCCTGGCTACCAACGCCTTGGGCAGGGCGCTGTACGCAGACAGTTACGACGTCCCTTCCGGGCCACCCAACCTTGCCCGTTTCCTTTTCCTCGATTCCCGCAGCCATGACTTCTACGCAGATTGGGAACGGGCTGCCAACGACACTGTCGCCATCATGCGGACCGAGGCCGGGCGAAACCCCTATGACCGCGGACTCAGTGACCTTGTGGGTGAGCTGTCCACCCGCAGCGAGGAATTCCGCGTGCGTTGGGCATCCCACAACGTCCGGCAGCACTACACCGGGAAGAAGCACTTCCGGCATCCGATCGTCGGGGACCTGCACGTGCTCTACGAGGCGTTTGAGTTGTCCGCCGATGACGGCCTGACGATGACCATCTACAACGCCGAGCCCGGCACTGGAACGGAGGATGCCTTGCGGCTGCTCGCGAGTTGGGCAGCCACCACGCATCCGGCGTCTCAGGAGTCCGGATTCGGCGAAGTTCTCCCGAAGACAAACCGCAACTGA
- a CDS encoding MFS transporter: MNDAARKIQRVYLTLTLGNTVAASFIWGINTLFLLDAGLSNLEAFAANAFFTVGMVLFEVPTGVIADGWGRRASFLLGTITLAASTYLYFVLWQISAPFWMWAVVSVLLGLGFTFFSGAVEAWLVDALRFSGYEGGLETVLGRGQMVQGVAMLLGSVAGGVIAQATNLGVPFLLRVFVLVAMFAVAFGLMHDVGFSPERSTHPLRATRAVLSASIENGLKNPPVRYVMLAAPFSAGVGIYVFYALQPYLLDLFGDPHAYSIAGLAAAIVAGSQILGGWLAPHARRLFHKRTSVLVLGGLVGFVILLVLGFTRVFWVALVLLALWAVVGSAATPVRQAYINDMIPSKQRATVLSFDSLMGSSGGVVVQPLLGRGADLYGYPASLAMAGIIELISVPFLLASRKQGSSADRATTEAAESP, from the coding sequence ATGAACGACGCCGCCAGGAAGATTCAACGCGTCTATCTCACGCTGACGCTGGGCAACACAGTGGCCGCTTCCTTCATCTGGGGAATCAACACGCTTTTCCTGCTGGATGCAGGCTTGAGCAACCTTGAAGCCTTCGCGGCCAACGCTTTCTTCACAGTGGGGATGGTCCTTTTTGAGGTGCCTACTGGCGTCATCGCGGACGGCTGGGGTCGCCGTGCTTCCTTCCTACTTGGCACCATCACGCTGGCGGCCTCTACATACTTGTACTTTGTGCTGTGGCAGATCTCCGCACCGTTTTGGATGTGGGCAGTTGTCTCAGTGCTCCTTGGCCTCGGCTTCACGTTCTTCTCCGGAGCTGTGGAGGCCTGGCTTGTGGACGCCTTGCGCTTCTCAGGGTATGAAGGTGGCCTTGAGACTGTTCTGGGTCGCGGCCAGATGGTGCAGGGTGTGGCTATGCTGCTGGGCTCGGTGGCAGGTGGGGTGATCGCCCAAGCCACCAACCTTGGTGTGCCGTTCCTCTTGCGGGTTTTCGTTCTGGTTGCCATGTTCGCCGTGGCGTTTGGGTTAATGCACGACGTCGGATTCTCACCTGAGCGCTCCACCCACCCTCTCCGTGCCACTCGTGCAGTGCTCTCGGCCTCGATCGAAAATGGCCTGAAAAACCCGCCGGTCCGGTACGTGATGCTGGCCGCTCCCTTTAGTGCCGGCGTCGGGATCTATGTTTTCTACGCCCTGCAGCCTTACCTCCTGGACCTGTTTGGCGACCCCCATGCCTATTCCATTGCGGGCCTCGCCGCCGCAATCGTGGCCGGCTCGCAAATCCTGGGCGGCTGGCTGGCACCACATGCCCGGCGCTTGTTCCATAAACGAACGTCGGTACTGGTACTCGGAGGCCTGGTGGGATTCGTGATCTTGCTGGTCCTCGGCTTCACGCGCGTCTTCTGGGTGGCGCTGGTGCTGCTGGCGCTGTGGGCTGTGGTCGGCTCTGCGGCAACTCCCGTCCGGCAGGCGTACATCAATGACATGATCCCCTCGAAGCAGCGCGCCACGGTCCTGAGCTTCGATTCGCTCATGGGATCCAGCGGTGGAGTGGTGGTTCAGCCACTTCTAGGCCGTGGCGCTGACCTATACGGCTATCCGGCCTCGCTGGCCATGGCAGGTATCATCGAGCTCATTTCAGTACCATTCCTGCTGGCCAGCCGTAAGCAGGGCTCATCCGCAGACCGGGCCACCACCGAGGCCGCCGAGTCGCCTTGA
- a CDS encoding TraR/DksA C4-type zinc finger protein produces MIDVERFRILLEEERGRKLALLKALRSDITSVSLARQDSNVDDEHDPEGTTIAFELSQASALLDQSRVSLEQIEAALQRISDGTFGICAVCGIAIPEGRLEARPWTPYCVNHASGPQ; encoded by the coding sequence ATGATCGACGTCGAACGGTTCCGGATATTGCTGGAGGAGGAGCGAGGCCGGAAGCTTGCCCTGCTGAAGGCGCTGCGTAGCGACATCACCTCAGTCAGCCTTGCCCGCCAGGACTCGAATGTCGACGACGAACACGATCCTGAAGGCACAACCATCGCCTTCGAGCTCTCACAGGCCTCCGCGCTGCTTGACCAGAGCCGTGTAAGCCTCGAGCAGATTGAGGCCGCATTGCAGCGGATTTCTGATGGAACTTTCGGCATATGTGCGGTTTGTGGCATCGCCATTCCGGAAGGGCGACTCGAAGCAAGGCCGTGGACGCCCTATTGCGTCAATCACGCGTCCGGCCCACAGTAA
- a CDS encoding DUF222 domain-containing protein, which produces MERVGQFAARGAVASGDGGALSRARMRSLGAPTRLAMASKSSTSMLTRADNPRRAELLRGLDSIRSAPHSPPGPDETLDATASPAQPGTGHGHVHSEPTPLSLAGAMETLVSALDGPRGMAATEARLFGFVEASHFAGRVEEIARTVEYLQVVAAQAVERTRQEAQQAHSSAAGTRWRTGWTETATELEREPGAGTATSGPDSAAVVGATAAGPAAVGPAVVGPAVVGPAAVGSAEAAAVVDDGYRNAAEFLRARLRIGIGEARRRLALAAQALPRVGIAGQHIPPRREILAKALESTQIPTRSATIISAALDKVQLLTDEDTLAGMEQALTTTARESDPDFVLKIAKRWTDSIDQDGPEPSEEILRQLQGTFIRKPRHGLHHLEIFATTEQYETLTTAMNTATNPRLTTGNNTTGNGDNHTTGGPGTGGPGTNEADTGGPGTNEAGTGGPGTNSGGQAGEPAGQRRGRNGSASPDLDRRSRAQKLLDGLVGACGVALTTGKLPANGGLRPQVMVTINHHDLLQELRNAANTPVRATNTRTRPAGTPTNQPGPQRTRPGSGAATFSGPIHPNTIRKIACDADIIPVLLGTESRVLDIGRTTRIFPPHIRKAITARDQGCAFPDCTMPAPWCEAHHITYWSHGGTTGTENGTLLCSHHHHLIHKEHWTITTNTGVPWFTPPPHIDPHQTPRRNHHHTPLRT; this is translated from the coding sequence ATGGAAAGGGTTGGGCAGTTCGCGGCACGTGGGGCGGTAGCCTCCGGTGACGGTGGTGCCCTCTCCCGGGCCAGGATGCGGAGCCTGGGAGCGCCTACCCGGCTCGCCATGGCATCCAAGAGTTCGACGTCGATGCTGACACGAGCGGATAATCCCAGGCGCGCTGAGCTGCTTCGCGGGCTCGATTCGATAAGGAGTGCACCGCATTCCCCTCCCGGCCCGGATGAAACCCTGGATGCCACCGCCAGTCCGGCCCAACCAGGCACCGGCCATGGACACGTGCACTCAGAGCCCACCCCGCTTTCACTAGCCGGTGCCATGGAAACGCTGGTCTCTGCTTTGGATGGCCCACGCGGGATGGCCGCCACTGAAGCCCGGCTGTTCGGGTTTGTTGAGGCATCACACTTCGCCGGGCGGGTGGAGGAGATCGCCCGGACCGTGGAGTACCTTCAGGTGGTCGCGGCCCAGGCGGTGGAACGGACCCGGCAGGAAGCCCAGCAGGCACACTCCTCCGCCGCGGGCACCAGATGGCGGACAGGCTGGACCGAAACCGCAACCGAACTTGAACGCGAACCCGGGGCCGGGACCGCAACCTCGGGTCCGGACTCGGCTGCCGTTGTTGGGGCCACTGCTGCTGGGCCCGCTGCTGTTGGGCCTGCCGTTGTTGGGCCTGCCGTTGTTGGGCCTGCTGCTGTTGGGTCGGCGGAAGCTGCCGCGGTGGTGGATGATGGGTACCGCAACGCCGCGGAATTCCTGCGCGCCCGCCTGAGGATCGGCATCGGCGAAGCCAGGCGCCGGCTCGCCCTCGCAGCCCAAGCGCTCCCCCGCGTCGGCATCGCCGGACAACACATCCCGCCCCGCCGCGAAATCCTTGCCAAGGCCCTCGAATCCACACAGATACCCACCCGCTCAGCGACCATCATCAGCGCCGCGCTGGACAAAGTACAGCTCCTCACCGACGAGGACACCCTCGCCGGAATGGAACAAGCCCTGACCACCACCGCCCGTGAATCCGATCCCGACTTCGTCCTCAAAATAGCCAAACGCTGGACCGACTCGATCGACCAGGACGGGCCCGAACCCAGCGAAGAAATCCTCCGCCAACTCCAAGGCACCTTCATCCGCAAACCCCGCCACGGACTGCACCACCTGGAAATCTTCGCCACCACCGAACAATACGAAACACTCACCACCGCCATGAACACCGCCACCAACCCCCGCCTCACCACCGGCAACAACACCACCGGAAACGGGGACAACCACACGACGGGCGGGCCGGGCACGGGCGGGCCGGGCACGAACGAAGCGGACACGGGCGGGCCGGGCACGAACGAAGCGGGCACGGGCGGGCCGGGCACGAACAGTGGCGGCCAAGCTGGTGAGCCTGCCGGTCAGCGTCGTGGCCGGAACGGATCAGCCAGCCCGGACCTGGACCGCCGCTCCCGCGCGCAGAAACTCCTCGACGGCCTCGTCGGAGCCTGCGGTGTCGCCCTGACCACCGGCAAGCTGCCAGCCAACGGCGGACTCCGGCCCCAGGTCATGGTCACCATCAACCACCACGACCTCCTCCAGGAACTCAGGAACGCGGCGAACACCCCGGTCCGCGCAACCAACACCCGAACCCGCCCGGCCGGCACCCCCACGAATCAACCCGGCCCGCAACGAACGCGGCCCGGCTCCGGCGCCGCCACGTTCAGCGGCCCGATCCACCCCAACACCATCCGCAAAATCGCCTGCGACGCCGACATCATCCCGGTCCTGCTCGGCACCGAATCGAGGGTCCTGGACATCGGCCGCACCACCCGGATCTTCCCGCCCCACATCCGCAAAGCCATCACCGCCCGGGACCAAGGCTGCGCCTTCCCCGACTGCACCATGCCAGCACCCTGGTGCGAAGCCCACCACATCACCTACTGGTCACACGGCGGCACCACAGGAACCGAAAACGGCACCCTCCTCTGCAGCCACCACCACCACCTCATCCACAAAGAACACTGGACCATCACCACCAACACCGGCGTGCCCTGGTTCACCCCACCACCACACATCGACCCCCACCAAACACCACGCCGCAACCACCACCACACACCCCTCAGAACATAA
- a CDS encoding IS110 family transposase, with protein MAKQHPKVIAGIDTHADTHHVAVISETGRHLGDKEFLAVGSGYRQIVEFITGFGPVSSIGVEGTGSYGAELARVLSREHFWVLEVMRPNRQERRLRGKSDPLDAYQAAEAALAGSRVATPKARDGAVESLRVLRAERNSAMRARVAVMAQIKSILVSAPEPIRAKYRGLSRVAMMSALEKSRPIGDPAEPPNATAIVLKRLAVRYRHLNTEVALIDTELDAILTIHAPTLRDIQGVGTDVASQLLVTVGDNSERVTSEARFAALVGVAPIPAASGKTTRHRLSRGGDRQANKAIHRVVLVRMMSDSRTKTYVARRRQEGKTTKEIMRCLKRYVAREIYDQIMHPHPAPFAGQLRALRKAKNITLQAAADDLRVWPTALSRLERGLTRDDNFHKRYESWLNDH; from the coding sequence ATGGCAAAACAACATCCGAAAGTCATCGCTGGGATCGACACGCATGCCGATACCCACCACGTCGCCGTCATCAGTGAAACAGGGCGGCATCTAGGGGACAAGGAGTTCCTTGCCGTCGGTTCCGGCTACCGGCAGATCGTGGAGTTCATCACCGGATTTGGCCCGGTCTCGTCCATCGGCGTGGAGGGCACAGGCAGTTACGGAGCGGAGCTCGCACGCGTCCTGAGTCGGGAGCACTTCTGGGTCCTGGAAGTGATGCGTCCAAACCGGCAAGAACGCCGGCTACGGGGCAAGTCTGATCCGTTGGATGCCTATCAGGCTGCGGAAGCTGCACTTGCCGGCAGCAGGGTTGCGACGCCAAAAGCCAGGGACGGGGCTGTGGAATCACTACGTGTTCTGCGCGCTGAACGAAACTCTGCCATGCGGGCAAGGGTCGCGGTCATGGCTCAGATCAAGAGCATCCTGGTCTCTGCTCCTGAGCCCATCCGGGCGAAGTACCGCGGCTTAAGCCGCGTTGCAATGATGAGCGCACTGGAGAAAAGCCGACCGATCGGTGACCCTGCCGAGCCTCCAAACGCCACCGCCATCGTTCTCAAGCGCTTGGCTGTCCGCTACCGGCACCTGAACACGGAAGTGGCCCTGATCGATACTGAACTCGACGCAATCCTCACCATTCACGCCCCTACGCTCAGGGACATTCAGGGTGTTGGCACTGACGTTGCAAGTCAGTTGCTGGTAACCGTAGGCGACAACTCCGAAAGGGTCACCTCGGAGGCAAGGTTCGCAGCCCTGGTCGGCGTTGCCCCCATCCCGGCCGCCTCAGGGAAAACCACCCGGCATCGACTTAGCCGTGGCGGAGACCGGCAAGCCAATAAAGCCATCCATCGCGTAGTGCTCGTACGGATGATGAGTGATAGCCGGACCAAAACCTACGTGGCCAGGCGCCGACAAGAAGGCAAAACCACCAAGGAAATCATGCGCTGCCTCAAACGCTACGTTGCACGTGAAATCTATGACCAGATCATGCACCCCCACCCAGCACCCTTCGCCGGGCAGCTCCGGGCCCTGCGGAAAGCCAAGAACATCACCCTCCAGGCCGCCGCTGATGACCTCCGCGTCTGGCCTACCGCACTATCCCGTCTCGAACGCGGACTCACCCGCGACGACAACTTCCACAAACGCTACGAAAGCTGGCTCAACGACCATTGA
- a CDS encoding FAD-binding monooxygenase, translated as MQFHHHGYVSGDPRVEPAAGVGINRPAELPDEVDVLIVGTGPAGMLAAAQLAQFPDITTRIVERRPGRLAIGQADGIQARSVETFQAFGFAERITAEAYRITEMAFWKPDPADHSRIVRAARTVDDPTGISEFPHLIVNQARVLDYFAEFMANSPTRMKPDYGYEFRGLQVTGVGDYPVAVTLVHTAGPNEGQERVVRAKYVVGADGARSKVRESIGCHLAGDQANHAWGVMDVLAVTDFPDIRTKCAIQSGAGGSILLIPREGGHLFRMYVDLGEVGPEDHGAVRKTTIEQIIQKANAILHPYTLDVRNVAWHSVYEVGHRLTDRFDDVLPEERGTRTPRVFITGDACHTHSAKAGQGMNVSMQDGFNIGWKLGHVLEGRSPESLLDTYSAERQVVAKNLIDFDKQWSTLMAKKPEEFDDPTELENFYTSTAEFPAGFMTQYAPSILVAEPNHQDLATGFPIGKRFKSAPVLRVCDTNPMHLGHHAKADGRWRIYVFADAAHAGAPGPVADFAEWILNSPDSPLAATPSDADRDAWFDVKVIYQQDHTNVDINAVPAAFKPTVGPFKLTYLEKVFGTDPNADIFEMRGLSRDGVVVVVRPDQYVANVLPLTATAELGAFFATLHSGQRDKATTSGADLVSHQA; from the coding sequence GTGCAGTTTCACCACCACGGTTACGTATCCGGTGACCCGCGAGTCGAGCCAGCCGCCGGCGTCGGAATAAACCGCCCGGCCGAGCTTCCCGACGAAGTCGACGTTCTCATCGTTGGCACCGGCCCCGCAGGGATGCTGGCCGCCGCGCAACTGGCCCAGTTCCCGGATATCACCACGCGTATCGTCGAGCGCCGTCCCGGCCGCTTGGCTATCGGCCAGGCCGACGGCATCCAAGCCCGCAGCGTCGAGACCTTCCAGGCCTTCGGTTTCGCCGAACGCATCACGGCGGAGGCGTACCGCATCACCGAGATGGCGTTCTGGAAGCCGGACCCCGCCGACCACTCGCGCATCGTCCGCGCGGCCCGCACAGTGGATGACCCCACTGGCATCAGCGAATTCCCGCACCTGATCGTGAACCAGGCACGTGTGCTGGACTATTTCGCGGAGTTCATGGCCAACTCCCCCACGCGCATGAAGCCTGACTATGGCTACGAGTTCCGCGGCCTCCAAGTCACCGGCGTTGGCGACTACCCCGTCGCTGTCACCCTGGTGCACACCGCTGGTCCCAACGAAGGACAGGAACGTGTGGTCCGGGCCAAGTACGTCGTCGGGGCAGATGGGGCACGCAGCAAGGTCCGCGAGTCCATCGGATGCCACCTCGCAGGTGACCAGGCAAACCATGCCTGGGGTGTCATGGACGTCCTGGCCGTCACGGACTTCCCGGATATCCGCACCAAGTGCGCCATCCAGTCCGGTGCCGGCGGAAGCATCCTGCTTATCCCCCGCGAGGGCGGCCACCTGTTCCGCATGTACGTGGACCTTGGCGAGGTTGGGCCCGAGGATCACGGGGCAGTGCGGAAAACGACCATCGAGCAGATCATCCAGAAGGCCAACGCCATCCTGCACCCGTACACGCTGGATGTCCGCAACGTCGCGTGGCACAGCGTTTACGAGGTGGGCCACCGCCTCACGGACAGGTTCGACGACGTCCTGCCGGAGGAGCGCGGAACGCGCACTCCACGGGTGTTTATCACCGGCGACGCTTGCCACACGCACAGTGCGAAGGCCGGCCAGGGAATGAACGTCTCGATGCAGGACGGTTTCAACATCGGCTGGAAGCTCGGGCACGTCCTGGAAGGCCGCAGTCCGGAGAGCCTGCTGGACACTTACTCGGCCGAACGCCAGGTGGTGGCAAAGAACCTCATCGACTTTGACAAGCAGTGGTCCACGCTCATGGCCAAGAAGCCCGAGGAGTTCGACGACCCCACGGAGCTTGAGAACTTCTACACCAGCACCGCGGAGTTCCCTGCAGGCTTCATGACCCAGTACGCACCCTCCATCCTGGTGGCCGAGCCCAACCACCAGGATTTGGCCACTGGCTTCCCAATCGGCAAACGGTTCAAATCCGCCCCTGTCCTGCGGGTCTGCGATACAAACCCGATGCACCTAGGCCACCATGCGAAGGCGGACGGCCGTTGGCGCATCTACGTGTTCGCCGATGCCGCACATGCCGGCGCCCCGGGCCCTGTCGCGGACTTCGCCGAGTGGATCTTGAACTCCCCGGACTCTCCGTTGGCCGCAACGCCGTCGGACGCTGATCGCGACGCTTGGTTCGACGTAAAGGTGATCTATCAGCAGGACCACACGAACGTGGACATCAATGCCGTTCCGGCCGCCTTCAAACCGACCGTTGGACCATTCAAGCTCACCTACCTCGAGAAGGTCTTCGGCACGGACCCGAACGCTGACATCTTCGAGATGCGCGGCCTGAGCCGCGACGGTGTGGTGGTGGTGGTACGTCCGGACCAGTACGTGGCAAACGTGCTCCCACTGACCGCGACGGCGGAGCTCGGCGCGTTCTTTGCGACCCTGCATTCCGGCCAGCGGGACAAGGCCACCACAAGCGGAGCAGACCTGGTCAGCCACCAGGCGTAA
- a CDS encoding RNA polymerase sigma factor, whose translation MSSNEARAAVEAVWRSESARIVGALARYTGDFPLAEDLAQEALAEALVSWSVNGAPAEPVGWLLTAGRRRAIDTFRRRAALDDKYALLARDLSEEEAGVDTLFDPQTIDDDVLALMFVSCHPVLSKEARIALTLRVVGGMATEEIAKAFLVPVPTIQARITRAKKTLAAARVPFAVPEAHEVPQRLGSVLNVVYLIFTEGAYASGGNSWMRTELASEARRLARVLVRLAPEPEAFGLLALMELTASRFPARLDAAGQPVLLEDQDRRRWDQSAIRRGRAALSTAVAAGRGLGAYGLQASIAECHAAARSVEETDWERIVILYEALGRLTPSPIIDLNRAVAVSMASGPVAGLDLVDELAGRGELKGLHLLPAVRGELLSRLGRHEEAREAFRQALELCSNGAERWALERKIVGLGHR comes from the coding sequence GTGAGCAGCAATGAGGCAAGGGCCGCCGTCGAAGCGGTGTGGCGCAGCGAATCCGCCCGCATCGTCGGCGCCCTTGCCCGCTATACGGGAGACTTTCCGCTGGCCGAGGATCTCGCGCAGGAGGCACTCGCGGAGGCACTCGTTTCGTGGTCCGTCAATGGCGCACCCGCCGAACCTGTGGGATGGCTCCTGACAGCGGGTCGCCGTCGCGCCATCGATACTTTCCGCCGGCGGGCAGCCCTGGACGACAAATACGCCCTCCTGGCCCGTGACCTTTCAGAGGAGGAAGCGGGCGTGGATACGCTGTTCGACCCCCAAACAATCGATGATGACGTGCTGGCCCTGATGTTCGTTTCATGCCACCCGGTCCTATCCAAGGAAGCCCGGATTGCGTTGACACTGAGGGTTGTGGGTGGCATGGCTACAGAAGAGATTGCGAAGGCATTCCTGGTCCCGGTGCCAACCATTCAGGCCCGTATCACCCGGGCCAAGAAGACTCTCGCCGCGGCGCGCGTCCCTTTCGCGGTGCCCGAAGCCCACGAGGTTCCGCAGCGGCTTGGTTCGGTACTGAATGTGGTCTACTTGATCTTCACCGAGGGGGCGTACGCTTCCGGAGGGAACTCCTGGATGCGCACCGAACTCGCCAGTGAAGCACGTCGGCTAGCCAGGGTGCTTGTTCGCCTCGCGCCGGAACCTGAAGCGTTCGGCCTGCTGGCATTGATGGAACTCACCGCCTCGCGATTCCCGGCGAGGCTCGACGCCGCCGGGCAACCGGTCCTGCTGGAAGACCAGGATCGACGGCGGTGGGACCAGTCAGCAATCAGGCGCGGACGCGCAGCTCTTTCGACTGCGGTGGCTGCCGGCCGAGGGCTCGGCGCCTATGGGCTCCAGGCCTCCATCGCCGAATGCCATGCTGCTGCGCGTTCAGTGGAGGAAACGGACTGGGAGCGAATCGTGATCCTTTATGAGGCACTCGGGCGACTCACGCCGTCGCCGATCATTGACCTGAACCGCGCCGTAGCTGTGTCCATGGCCTCTGGCCCTGTAGCCGGACTGGACCTCGTTGACGAACTTGCTGGTCGGGGTGAACTCAAAGGCCTGCATCTCCTGCCAGCGGTCAGGGGAGAACTGCTGTCCCGGCTTGGGCGCCATGAAGAGGCCAGAGAGGCGTTTCGACAGGCCCTTGAGCTGTGCTCCAACGGTGCGGAACGCTGGGCCCTTGAGCGGAAGATCGTGGGCTTGGGACACAGATAG
- a CDS encoding cupin domain-containing protein, giving the protein MNITPKTTSTKGPAELFTGDVYFDVIAKGDEPSRMRVNTVRFAPCARTAWHTHAAGQTLHVTDGVGLVQARGAEVKVVRQGDTIYTPPGEWHWHGAAPEHFMSHLAMWETTGTLDGSETTWGELVTDEEYGYPVEGGGSRS; this is encoded by the coding sequence ATGAATATCACCCCAAAGACCACCAGCACCAAGGGACCGGCGGAGCTCTTCACGGGCGACGTCTACTTCGACGTGATCGCCAAGGGAGACGAGCCTTCGCGGATGCGCGTGAACACCGTTCGCTTTGCTCCCTGCGCCCGCACAGCCTGGCACACGCATGCCGCTGGCCAGACGCTCCATGTGACCGATGGTGTGGGCTTGGTACAAGCGCGTGGAGCCGAGGTAAAGGTGGTGCGTCAAGGCGACACCATCTACACGCCGCCGGGCGAATGGCACTGGCATGGCGCGGCTCCGGAGCACTTCATGAGTCACCTCGCCATGTGGGAAACCACTGGCACGCTGGACGGTTCCGAGACAACGTGGGGTGAGCTGGTGACCGATGAGGAATATGGCTATCCGGTTGAGGGTGGTGGCTCTCGATCCTAA
- a CDS encoding YciI family protein, with protein MAKYMLIMRATDESFAKFENIDFNEILEAMGKFNDELIRAGVLLAAEGLDDAKEGVVVDFTGDTPVVTDGPYGETKELFAGYYILDVASKQEAIEWAKRAPMTAGTKTEIRRVTSIDEFPQDNEWIQKERAWREQTGQL; from the coding sequence ATGGCCAAGTACATGCTGATCATGCGGGCAACTGACGAGTCGTTCGCCAAGTTCGAGAACATCGACTTCAACGAAATCCTCGAAGCCATGGGCAAGTTCAACGACGAACTAATCCGCGCCGGAGTACTGCTGGCAGCCGAAGGACTGGACGATGCAAAGGAAGGCGTCGTGGTTGACTTCACCGGTGACACGCCGGTGGTAACTGATGGCCCCTATGGTGAAACCAAGGAACTGTTCGCCGGTTACTACATCCTGGATGTTGCATCCAAGCAGGAAGCAATCGAGTGGGCCAAGCGGGCGCCGATGACAGCCGGCACCAAGACGGAGATCCGCCGGGTGACCAGCATTGACGAGTTCCCGCAAGACAACGAATGGATCCAAAAGGAGCGGGCTTGGCGCGAGCAGACCGGACAGCTGTAG